One Planctomycetota bacterium genomic region harbors:
- a CDS encoding AAA domain-containing protein, whose translation MNQATLLQPAELEPASQVTGKLLEQLDRILLGRADVHRMVLVGILARGHILLEGLPGVGKTALVKALGELMHLQFGSVQFTPDLMPGDILGNHILQEDAQGQRQMVFQPGPVFTNLLLADEINRASPKTQSAMLEAMQERSVTLMGVTRKLPDPFFVLASQNPIELEGTYPLPEAQLDRFLFKLHVGDVNAEVLEKIIGTRRRGETPKAEWAMSDQDLHTLFAVMDRIFLPKPVARYIARLVSATHPGNAEATDQVTQYVSYGASPRAAIAMAEASRGYALLAGRPTVGFEDVRAIAAAVLNHRMILNYKARFDKVGTRDVIAGLLEQMDETGLNLPADMQISGAAQST comes from the coding sequence ATGAATCAGGCGACGCTTCTCCAACCCGCCGAACTCGAGCCCGCGTCTCAGGTCACCGGCAAACTGCTCGAACAACTGGATCGCATACTTCTGGGCCGCGCCGATGTGCATCGCATGGTGCTCGTCGGCATCCTGGCACGGGGGCACATTCTGCTCGAAGGTCTGCCGGGCGTGGGCAAGACCGCGCTGGTCAAAGCGCTGGGCGAACTGATGCATCTTCAGTTCGGCAGCGTGCAGTTCACGCCCGACCTCATGCCCGGCGACATCCTCGGCAATCACATCCTCCAGGAAGACGCGCAGGGTCAGCGCCAGATGGTCTTCCAGCCCGGTCCGGTGTTCACCAACCTCCTGCTCGCCGACGAAATCAACCGCGCTTCGCCCAAGACGCAGTCGGCGATGCTCGAAGCGATGCAGGAGCGCAGCGTCACGCTCATGGGCGTCACCCGCAAGCTGCCCGACCCGTTCTTCGTGCTTGCTTCGCAGAACCCCATCGAACTGGAAGGGACGTATCCGCTGCCCGAAGCGCAGCTCGATCGCTTCCTCTTCAAGCTGCACGTCGGCGACGTGAACGCGGAAGTGCTCGAGAAGATCATCGGCACGCGCCGCCGGGGCGAGACGCCCAAGGCGGAATGGGCCATGAGCGATCAAGATCTCCACACTCTTTTCGCCGTGATGGACCGCATCTTCTTGCCCAAGCCGGTCGCGCGTTACATCGCCCGGCTTGTGTCGGCGACGCATCCGGGCAACGCGGAGGCGACGGATCAGGTGACGCAATATGTGTCGTACGGCGCGTCGCCACGTGCGGCGATTGCGATGGCAGAGGCATCGCGCGGGTACGCCCTGCTTGCCGGGCGTCCGACGGTCGGGTTCGAGGATGTGCGGGCCATCGCCGCCGCGGTCCTCAATCACCGCATGATCCTCAACTACAAAGCCCGCTTCGACAAGGTCGGAACGCGCGACGTGATCGCCGGCCTGCTCGAACAGATGGACGAAACCGGGCTGAATCTTCCCGCCGACATGCAGATTTCCGGAGCGGCGCAATCCACATGA
- a CDS encoding AAA domain-containing protein, which translates to MLKQAHDGCQRLTAEIGKVIVGQDAIVRQLLSAVFCEGHVLIIGVPGLAKTLLVKTLAEALGWTFKRIQFTPDLMPADIIGMELLQEDPTGGRHWQFMHGPVFANLVLADEINRTPPKTQSALLEAMQEYNVTSMGKSYPLARPFIVVATQNPIEQEGTYPLPEAQLDRFMLSLWIDYPSRTEEEDIVAQTTSPRDVSIERVFTQEQMMALQQLVRRMPVGKHVVKYAVAIARATRPDDAEAGDYVKRYVEWGAGPRAGQNLVLAGKALAALDGRPAVTSEHIRQAAESVLRHRVLPNYNAAGEGIRSQQIIRHVLTEVREPAYA; encoded by the coding sequence CTGCTCAAACAAGCCCATGACGGCTGCCAACGTCTCACCGCCGAGATCGGCAAAGTCATCGTCGGACAGGACGCCATCGTGCGCCAGCTTCTTTCCGCGGTGTTTTGCGAAGGGCACGTGCTCATCATCGGCGTGCCGGGGCTGGCCAAAACCCTGCTTGTCAAAACGCTCGCCGAGGCCCTCGGCTGGACGTTCAAGCGCATTCAGTTCACACCCGACCTGATGCCCGCCGACATCATCGGCATGGAACTGCTTCAAGAAGATCCGACCGGCGGGCGGCATTGGCAATTCATGCACGGGCCCGTCTTCGCCAACCTCGTCCTCGCCGACGAAATCAACCGCACGCCGCCCAAGACGCAGTCCGCCCTGCTCGAAGCGATGCAGGAGTACAACGTGACATCGATGGGCAAAAGTTACCCGCTCGCCCGGCCGTTCATCGTCGTCGCCACGCAGAACCCCATCGAGCAGGAAGGCACCTATCCGCTGCCCGAAGCGCAGCTCGATCGGTTCATGCTCAGTTTGTGGATCGATTACCCGTCGCGCACGGAAGAGGAGGACATCGTCGCTCAGACGACTTCGCCGCGCGACGTGTCGATCGAGCGTGTGTTCACGCAGGAGCAGATGATGGCGCTGCAGCAACTCGTGCGGCGGATGCCGGTGGGCAAGCATGTAGTCAAGTACGCCGTGGCGATCGCGCGGGCGACCCGGCCGGACGATGCGGAGGCGGGCGACTATGTGAAGCGGTACGTCGAATGGGGGGCGGGGCCGCGGGCGGGGCAGAACCTGGTGCTGGCGGGCAAGGCGCTGGCGGCGCTCGACGGTCGGCCGGCGGTGACGAGCGAGCACATCCGTCAGGCCGCCGAGTCGGTGCTGCGTCATCGCGTGTTGCCCAACTACAACGCCGCCGGCGAAGGCATCCGCTCGCAGCAGATCATCCGCCACGTGCTCACCGAAGTGCGCGAGCCGGCGTACGCCTGA
- a CDS encoding DUF58 domain-containing protein produces MNELTHKYLRPADLRRLRYVRFAARRPIEGRYAGRHASPQRGQSVEFNDYRPYMPGDELTAIDWKVYGRSDRLVVKRFEHQTDLSVHLLVDASASMAYRGDGPTRTLSKYDQAAHLAAAIAFLLTRQQDKVAFGIARHGLRHYHPPAGALTHVMNILTALEKTQLGERADLPDAIARVTALSPRRGLLVVFSDLLDDRDESLRALSAFTARGGEVIVFHVLHPDELSLPDDNAAIFIDAETDQRLTLNLDDLRDAYQQRMRAFLDAWSAALIGRGIDYNLVSTAADYHAALEQYLFKRAART; encoded by the coding sequence ATGAACGAACTGACCCACAAATATCTCCGCCCCGCTGATCTGCGCCGCCTGCGCTATGTGCGCTTCGCCGCGCGCCGCCCCATCGAAGGCCGCTACGCCGGGCGACACGCCTCGCCGCAGCGCGGACAGAGCGTCGAGTTCAACGACTACCGACCCTACATGCCCGGTGACGAACTGACCGCGATCGACTGGAAAGTCTACGGCCGATCCGATCGCCTCGTCGTCAAACGCTTCGAGCATCAGACCGACCTGAGCGTGCATCTGCTCGTCGATGCCTCCGCATCGATGGCCTACCGAGGCGACGGCCCGACCAGGACGCTCAGCAAGTATGACCAGGCCGCTCACCTCGCCGCCGCCATCGCCTTCCTCCTCACCCGTCAGCAGGACAAGGTCGCCTTCGGCATCGCGCGTCACGGCCTGCGTCATTATCACCCGCCCGCCGGGGCGCTGACGCATGTCATGAACATCCTCACTGCCTTGGAAAAGACCCAGCTCGGCGAGCGGGCCGACCTGCCGGACGCCATCGCGCGCGTGACCGCCCTCTCGCCCCGCCGCGGGCTGCTCGTCGTGTTCAGCGATCTGCTGGATGATCGTGACGAATCATTGCGGGCGCTGTCCGCCTTCACAGCGCGCGGCGGCGAAGTCATCGTGTTTCACGTGCTCCATCCCGACGAGCTGTCGCTCCCGGACGACAACGCCGCCATCTTCATCGACGCCGAAACCGATCAGCGTCTCACGCTCAATCTCGATGATCTCCGCGACGCCTATCAGCAGCGCATGCGGGCGTTTCTCGATGCGTGGTCCGCCGCCTTGATTGGTCGCGGCATCGACTACAACCTTGTCAGCACCGCCGCCGACTATCACGCCGCGCTCGAGCAATACCTTTTCAAGCGAGCCGCCCGTACATGA